CGTTGTTGGTGGATATATTCACAGCGATCAACTTCCTAAGTTGGCAGAGATTGCCAAGAAATATGGCCATGGACACATTCATCTTACTACACGACAGGGCATAGAAATTCCTTATGTGCATTTTAAGGATTTTGAAAAATTAAAGAGAGAATTAGCTGAAGTAGACTTAGAGGTAGGCGCTTGTGGCCCTCGTGTCAGAACTATAACTGCTTGCCAGGGAGTGAGTTGTTCTCATGGTCTAATTGATAGTCAGAAAATAGCTAAAAAGATTGATGAGAGACTTTTTGGTAAAGCAGGGTTACCCCATAAACTAAAAATTGGAATTACAGGATGTCCTAATGCTTGCATTAAGCCACAGGAAAATGACATCGGCATTATGGGAGTTATGTCCAAAAGATTTAAGAAAGATTTATGTAATCTCTGTGGCCTTTGCGTAGAAGTCTGCCCGGTAAAAGTGATCAAGATAAAAAATAAGAAGCTCGAATTTAACCAAAGTAAATGTATTGGATGTGGAGACTGCGTATTTAGTTGTCCTCCAGGAGCCTGGGAGAAGGTTACAGAAGGCTTTCGCCTATTTTTAGGTGGGAAGATGGGCAAATTCCCCAAATTGGGTATTAAGGCAATTGATTTTATATGTTCAGAAGAGGAATTATTGAGAATAGTAACGCAAGCTTTTGAGTTTTATAAAAAAGAAGGAAAGAAAGGAGAGCGTTTCAGAGATACACTTGAGCGTTTAGGTCTTAAATATTTTATAGGTAGATATTGTGATTAAAAGGGGGCTATGATGAATGAGGTAAGAATTGATGAAAGAATCGACTTATCCGGCGTTATTTGCCCCATGAATTTTGTTAAGACAAAGCTTAAACTTGAAGAAATGGGCGAGGGGCAGGTTCTCGAGATAATTTTAGACGACGGCGAACCTATTAGAAGTGTCCCTCGGGCTGTGAAAGAAGAGGGGCACGAGATTCTAAAAGTGGAGAAAATAGATGGATGTTGGAAATTGTTAATTAAAAATAATAGGTGATTATATGAGTTATGTAAAAGGATTAAAATGCAAGGAATGTGGTAGGAATTATCCGAAAGAGGCTTTATATGTATGTGAGTATTGTTTTGGCCCCTTAGAGGTTGATTATGACTATGAGAAGATAAGGAAATGCTTGACGAGAGAAATAATAGCGTCAAGACCAAAAAATCTCTGGCGTTATAGAGAACTCCTACCTATAGATGGAGAACCTACAGATGGTTTAAACTCAGGATTTACTCCTTTAATAAGAGCTAAAAGATTAGAGAAGGCATTGGGTGTAAAAGAGCTCTATATAAAGGATGACTCTGTAAATCATCCCACACTATCTTTCAAAGACAGGGTGGTTGCAATAGCTTTGTCTAAAGCAAAAGAATTTGGTTTTGATACTGTAGCCTGTGCATCTACCGGCAACTTAGCAAATTCTGTGGCGGCGCAGGCTGCGATTGCTAACCTTAAAAGTTATATCTTTATTCCTGCTGACCTTGAACGCGGCAAGGTCATTGGCACCCTCATTTATAAACCTGTTTTAGTGGCAGTTGAAGGAAATTATGACCAGGTAAACAGATTGTGCTCAGAGATTGCTACAAAACACAAGTGGGCATTTGTCAATATAAATATCAGACCTTACTATGCCGAAGGCTCAAAGACATATGGATATGAGATTGCTGAGCAATTAGGATGGAAAGCGCCAAAACATATAATATCTCCTTGCGCAGGAGGCTCTCTCATTACCAAGATATGGAAGAGCCTGAAAGAATTTCATAAGTTAGGCTTGATTGAGAAACCCAATACCAAAATTTATGCAGCCCAAGCCATTGGATGCTGCCCTATAGTTACTGCGGTAAAAGAAAATTCTGAAATTATAAAACCTGTTAAGCCCGCAACTATTGCTAAATCCTTAGCCATAGGAAATCCTGCTGATGGAGTATATGCAGTTGGGACTGTAAAAGAGAGTGGCGGATGGGCAGAAGATGTATCTGACGGGGAGATTGTTGAGGCAATAAAACTTTTAGCCACAACGGAAGGTATATTTACTGAGACAGCTGGAGGAGTAACTTTAGGAGTTACAAAAAAATTAATTGAACAGGGCAAAATTCCTAAAGATGAATCTATTGTTGTGTGCATAACTGGAAATGGATTAAAGACTCAAGAAGCAGTTGCAGAGGAAATAGGTAAACCAATAAAAATTAAACCTAATATCGCCTTGTTTGAAGAAAATGTAAAAGGAGGTTAAAATGCCAATCACAGTCAGAGTTCCTACGTTACTTCAGAAATTTACTCAGAATCAGGCAGAAGTTAAAGCGAAGGCTGCAAACATAAATACGTTAATTGATGATTTAGAGAAAAATTTTCCAGGAATCAAAGAGAGGATTTGTGATGAGACTGGTAAGGTACGCAGGTTTATCAATATTTATGTAAACGGAGAAGATGTGCGGTTCCTGCAGCAAGACGAAACACTTCTTAAGGAGGGGGATGAAGTTTCAATCGTACCTGCTATAGCCGGTGGGCAGAGAACAACGGAGAATCATAGATGAGTAGCCTACGCGAAGACCAGATTGAACGTTATTCCCGCCAGATACTTCTTCCACATGTAGGCGGAAAGGGACAAGAAAAACTTTTAAATGGCAAGGTGTTAATAATAGGCGCCGGAGGGCTGGGTTCTCCCTGTGCTTTATACTTAGCTTCCGCAGGTGTTGGCAGGATTGGGATTGTAGATTCAGATAAGGTTGACCTCAGTAATCTTCAGAGGCAGATTCTCCATTCTACAAAAGATATAGGAAGAGCAAAGGTAGAATCTGCTAAAGATAAACTTAATGGAATAAATCAAGATGTGGAAGTTACCCCATATAATATTAGGCTCACTTCAGAGAATATTTTAGATATTATAAGGGACTACGATATAATTGTAGATGGCTCTGATAATTTCCCAACACGCTATCTGGTAAATGATGCCTGTGTTCTTTCTAAAAAACCGCTTTCTCATGGTGGTATATTTAAATTCGATGGTCAGGCAATGACAATTTTGCCTGGTAACAATGCCTGCTATAGATGTCTATTCCCTGAACCTCCGCCACCTGGGCTTGTGCCGAGCTGCCAGGAAGCAGGAATTTTAGGAGCGGTTGCAGGTATAATCGGGGTAGTTCAGGCAAACGAGGTATTGAAATATATCCTAGACATAGGTAATCTTTTGACTGGAAAACTTTTAGTTTTTAACGCGTTAGATTCTTCTTTCAGGCATGTAAAAGTACCAAAAGATCCAAAATGTCCAATATGTGGTGAAAGCCCGACCATAACAAAACTAATAGACTATGAAGAGTTTTGTAGTCTAAGACGAAAGGAGGTGAATTGAAGATGACAAAGAAAATGATGCATTTAGTATTTCCCCAGAAATTGATTAAAAAGCCTGTGATTTTTACTATGGCAAAGAAGTATAATGTAGTTCCAAATATCCGAAGAGCCAGAGTTACTGAGACTGTAGGAGAGGTAACTCTGGAATTAAGCGGCACAAAAAATGATTTGGAGAAGGCAATAAAATATTTAGAGAAGAGCAGTGTAAAAGTTGAGCCCATTGTGGGCGATATAGTGGAATAATTTAAAAAAGGGAGGAGTTATGCCGAAAAAGATCTTTAGTCAGGTTGGAGAAAAGGAAGTTACTCGAGCGATTGTTCAAGAGTTTAGCAAGCAGTTTCTGGAGTATGTGGAAAGCGATTGTATTATTATCGGCGGCGGTCCTAGCGGTCTGATGGCGGGTAAGGAATTAGCAAAGGAAGGCCATAAGGTTTTAATTGTAGAGCGGAATAATTATCTTGGCGGCGGTTTTTGGATTGGCGGTTATCTGATGAATAAAATAACCGTAAGGGAACCGGCTCAGGAAGTATTGATTGAGCTGGGGGTGCCTTTTGTGAAGGCGGTTGACGGGCTCTATGTAGCAGACGGCCCGCACGCCTGTTCCAAACTCATTGCCGCTGCTTGCGATGCCGGAGTAAAATTTGCTAATATGAGCATATTTGACGATGTCGTTTTGCGTGAAGAGAACCGCGTGGCAGGGGCTGTAATCAACTGGACTCCGATAAAGGCATTGCCGCGCGAGATTACCTGTGTTGACCCGGTGGCATTAGAAGCAAAACTTCTTATTGACGCTACCGGCCATGATGCCTGTGTGGTGAAGGTGTTAGAAGAAAGAGGATTGATTAAGACAAAAGGCTTTGGGGCAATGTGGGTAGAGAGGTCTGAAGATCTGCTGGTAGAACATACGGGTGTAGCTCATCCGGGATTAATAGTTATTGGTATGGCTGTGAGTACTACTTATGGGCTTCCGCGGATGGGGCCGACATTTGGAGGAATGCTGCTTTCAGGGATAAGAGGTGCAGAGGTAGCAAAGAAGCTGTTAGCTTCCGATTGACAAAGATGCAGCAGCCTTCTTTTATTTATCTCTACGATGGGGGAAAGACAAAATCTTTAAATGTTAAAGAGATTGCAATCTCTTTGAGGAAGAGGCTCAGAAAGGCAAAGGTTGAGATAAGAGAAGATTTCATCCCTAAAGAAAATTTTTTAGAAACGACAGCCAGAGAATTAGCTAGTATTAAGATTTCTGACATAAAGAAAAAGGATACGTTTTTAGAACCTTTGCCTGTTGAGATAAATTACGAAAAAAGAAGGCTGATGGATTCTGGACATAAAGCTGCAGGAATTTTGTATGACGGTTTTAGGATGCTTAGTATCTTTGCTAAACTAATCCCCAAGATAGAGTCTAATTTTAATTACTGTCATATTATATTTACCAATCAGCTCTTTGGTACATGGGATGAGAATGATTTAAGATATCACGCCCGTGTAGCAGTATTTGGATTTCCTTCTATCATCTCTACCACAGGAGTTGTTGAAGCGCCGGCTAAACCGAGGGAATTTTATCTAAAGCGACAGATGGGAATGAATTTTCTCGCTTTAAAGGAGGAATTCAAAGGGAGATTTATTGATTATGATGATTCTAGATTGACTGAAGTAATGAAGGGTTATTCATTACAAGCTTTATTATTTCATATGACGGGAGATCCATTCTGTAAAGATAAAAACTGCAGGCTTTATAATGCCCATTGGCAGGAGGAAGTAATCCACGCCCAACTTAAGAGTGAGTATGAGCTCTGTAATTTCCATGAGAAAATTCTAACTAAAACCATAATAAGATAGGAGACAAAGATGGCAAAGACAATTAAAGAAATTAACGAAAAGATTAAAAAGGGAGAGGCTGTAGTAGTTACCGCCGGGGAAATTATCGACATTGTTGAAAAAAAAGGTGTTGCTGAAGCGACCAAAGAGGTAGATGTAGTTACTACTGCAACCTTTGGTCCGATGTGCTCATCCGGCGCATATTTCAATATCGGACATACTAAGCCGAAGATGAAACTCGGGGGAGGCAGAACATATCTGAATGATGTGCCGGCTTATGCAGGTTTTGCTGCTGTGGATGTTTATGTCGGAGCTACTGCCATACCTGATGATGACCCGCGAAATAAGGTTTTTCCCGGAGAGTTCAAATATGGCGGGGGTCATGTGATTGAAGATTTGGTAGCAGGTAAGGATTTAAAATTAGTAGCTACTGCCTATGGCACTGACTGTTATCCTAGAAAAAAATTAGAAACATGGATAAACATTAAGGACATGAATGAAGCAGTGCTTTTTAATCCGCGCAATGTTTATCAAAACTACAATGTAGCAGTGAATCCATCTGATAAGATTATCTATACCTATATGGGAACACTGAAAACTAAATTAGGCAACGCCAATTATTGTAGCGCTGGACAGCTTTCGCCACTTTTGAATGACCCGTATTATAAGACTATTGGTATCGGGACGAAGATTTTCTTAGGGGGTGGAACGGGTTTTGTGGTCTGGCAAGGTACGCAGCATAACCCGGCAGTGAAACGCAAGGATAACGGAGTCCCTCAGGCACCAGCAGGAACATTGGCAGTTTTAGGGGATCTTAAACAGATGAGTTCAGAGTGGCTGCGAGGAACGACAATGCAAGGCTATGGAGTAACCCTCACCGTTGGCATTGGCATTCCTATTCCAATTCTGAATGAGGAGATATGCCGATATACAGCAGTGAAAGACGAGGAGATTTGGGCTCAAGTTATTGATTATAGTGAAGCCTATCCGCAGGGGAAAAAGGACAGTCTTGGTGAAGTGAACTATGCTCAGCTCAATAGTGGAGAGATTACTGTTGAAGGGAAGAAAGTACCTACCGGAAATCTATCAAGTTACTCCAAAGCAGTAGAGATTGCTAACATCCTGAAGGAATGGATTGAAAAAGGCGATTTTCTTCTGAGTGAGCCTGTGGCCTATCTGCCCGGCCCAGAGACAGGATATACCTTCAAGCCACTAAATGAAAGACCTATTGAATAACACTCAGGATAGAGTAAAGAAGTAGGAGACTATAGAGATGATCTCTAAAAGAATGGTTCTTCATTTTCCCCATAAACTTGTAGACCAACCGATAGTATGTAAGTTGGTTAGAGACTATAATCTTGAGTTTAATATCTTAAAGGCTTATGTTACCCCCAGAGAAGAAGGTCTCTTAGTTTTAGAATTGAGCGGAGAGGGCGAAGACTATAAACAAGGCATCCAGTATTTGACAGAGGTCGGAGTAAAAGTACAGCCTTTATCTCAAGATATCATTCGCAATGAAAGAAGATGTACTGATTGTGGCGTCTGTGTTCCGATTTGTCCTACTGGTGCCTTAGTAGTAGAGTCTTTAACTAGAAAGGTCCATTTCTATGACAATAAATGTATTGCTTGCGGATTTTGTGTAAAAGCTTGCCCAGTCCGAGCAATGGAGGTGCATTTTTAAAGAGAAATTCGGAAAAATTCAGCGATGGAGCAGGTATTCAAAAAGATTGAGGAATATGTTAAAGTAATCCATACATATATAAGGAAATGGAACAAAGTATATGTTTTGGAAGAAAAACGTCCCTCTTATTATATTGATATTCTACAGTCTTTTTTCTCTTTTATTTGCTGAGTCTATACTAAAAGAGAAGACAATAGTTTTGCAGGACTTAGTTAATGAAGCGATAGGGAATAACCCAGAGATTCAAGCTGCTTACTATAATTGGCAGGCCGCTATGGAAAAGATCAAACAGGTATCAAGTCTTCCTGACCCTAAGGCAAAATATACCTACTTTGGGGAAAAAGTCGAAACAAAAGTTGGCCCACAGGAAGCGAAATATGGCTTGTCACAGAAAATTCCTTTTCCAGGGAAACTCAGCCTAAAAGCAAAGGTTCAGTCTAAACATGTAGATATGTTCAGAGAAAAATATGAAGCCACAAAACGTGAAGTCATAAAAAATATTAAACTTGTTTATTATGATATTTTCTGGGTAGATAAAGCTATTCAGATAACTGAGGAAGAAAAGACTATATTAGAAAGTTTAGAGAGAGTGGCTCAAAGAAAATATGAGTCAGACATTGTACCTCAACAGGATGTGATTAAAGCCCAGGTAGAACTTTCAAAGTTAATCAATAAATTATTTCTATTGAAACAAAATAGAAAGAGCCTTGAGGCAAAGATGAATAGTATCCTTAATAGACCAAAAGGTACAGAGTTGAGAAGAATTGATACTGTCAAACCAATAGAGTTTAAATATAAGCTTGATGAGCTGCACCAAATAGCTAAATCCTCAAAGCAGGAGCTATTGATAGCTAATTTGGATGTAGAGAGGGCTGAACATGAGAAATCTTTGGTCAGATTGGATCGTTTCCCTGACTTTACATTTGGGTTTGACTATATTCAAGTGGGAAATGGTCATACATCAGTATCTAATGATGGCCAGGACGCCTGGATGGGAACGGTTTCAGTAAATATTCCTATATGGTTTGGCAAATTGAGATATCAACTCAAAGAGAAAGAAGTAAAATTGGCAGCAAGTAAAAAAAATTATCAAAATATAGAAAATAGTGTAACTTATGAGATAGAGGATGTATATTTTAAGATTACTACTTACAAAGATATCATTTTATTATATAAAACTGCATTAATGCCACAGACAGAGCAGTCTTTTGAAGCGGCAAGAACCGGCTACGAAACAGGCAGAGTTGATTTTTTAAACTGGCTTGATGCGGAAAGAGCACTTTTACAAACAAGGTTAGCTTATTATAAAGTAATAGTGGATTATCAGAAATCCATTGCATTTTTAGAAAGGGTTGTGGGTAAAAATTTATAAGGAGGGAAATAAAGATGAATTGTTGTGGAAGATCTAAATTTGTTAAATATATATGGCTCTTAATAGGTCTCATTATTTTAGCTGTAGTGATATCTTCTCTTACATCTTGCAGCAAAAAAGAGTCAGCAGTCTCGTCGCAAGTTAGCAAGGAATCCATAGAGAAAGAAATAGTTCATTATACCTGCGGTATGCATCCAAGCGTAAAAGTTTCGCCAAAAGAGTACAATAGAGGGAATGTGAACTGTCCAATCTGTAATATGAAATTGATACCAGTGTATAGAAAAGATGCTAAAGATGAAGAAGAAATAGATAAGTCAAAAGATGTTGTAAGCAGGGTTAAGATAAAAGGTGATGAGATAAGGTTGGCAGGGGTTAAGACCGAGCCTGCAAGGAAGCTTCATCTTTACAAAGAAATTCGCACTGTAGGCAGAGTTGCCTATGATCCGAAACTTGCAATTGCCGAAGAGGAATTTATTTCTAGCCTGAAGGCTTTAGATAAAATACAGGAAGGAGCAATTTCTGAAATCAAAGAAAGAACCGGAAATTTAGTTGAATCTTCAAAAAGAAAATTAAAACTTTTAGGTTTAAGCCAAGAGCAGATTAATGAATTAGAGAAAAAAAGAGAAGTTCAGACAAGTCTTATTTTACCAGAAAAAAAGATGTGGATTTATGGTGATGTTTACGAATATGAATTAAGTTGGATAAAAGCAGGTCAGAAAGTGGAAGTTACTACTTCGTCTTTTCCTGGCAAGGAATTTGATGGGGTTATTTCTTCGGTAAATCCTGTGCTTGATTCAAAAACGCGTTCAGTAAGATTCAGAACACAAGTCGACAATCCCGATTTAAAATTAAAGCCGGAGATGTATGTGGATATGGTAATTATAAGTATGTATATGAGTCCAGACGGCGAGCATATGGTTTTGGCAATTCCTAAAGATGCGGTATTGGATACAGGCACGCGTAAGATTGTCTGGATTGA
This region of bacterium genomic DNA includes:
- a CDS encoding 4Fe-4S binding protein produces the protein MAEYNIKELKSGGFMKQKEKDLFSVRLRVVGGYIHSDQLPKLAEIAKKYGHGHIHLTTRQGIEIPYVHFKDFEKLKRELAEVDLEVGACGPRVRTITACQGVSCSHGLIDSQKIAKKIDERLFGKAGLPHKLKIGITGCPNACIKPQENDIGIMGVMSKRFKKDLCNLCGLCVEVCPVKVIKIKNKKLEFNQSKCIGCGDCVFSCPPGAWEKVTEGFRLFLGGKMGKFPKLGIKAIDFICSEEELLRIVTQAFEFYKKEGKKGERFRDTLERLGLKYFIGRYCD
- a CDS encoding sulfurtransferase TusA family protein, whose translation is MNEVRIDERIDLSGVICPMNFVKTKLKLEEMGEGQVLEIILDDGEPIRSVPRAVKEEGHEILKVEKIDGCWKLLIKNNR
- a CDS encoding threonine synthase; translated protein: MSYVKGLKCKECGRNYPKEALYVCEYCFGPLEVDYDYEKIRKCLTREIIASRPKNLWRYRELLPIDGEPTDGLNSGFTPLIRAKRLEKALGVKELYIKDDSVNHPTLSFKDRVVAIALSKAKEFGFDTVACASTGNLANSVAAQAAIANLKSYIFIPADLERGKVIGTLIYKPVLVAVEGNYDQVNRLCSEIATKHKWAFVNINIRPYYAEGSKTYGYEIAEQLGWKAPKHIISPCAGGSLITKIWKSLKEFHKLGLIEKPNTKIYAAQAIGCCPIVTAVKENSEIIKPVKPATIAKSLAIGNPADGVYAVGTVKESGGWAEDVSDGEIVEAIKLLATTEGIFTETAGGVTLGVTKKLIEQGKIPKDESIVVCITGNGLKTQEAVAEEIGKPIKIKPNIALFEENVKGG
- a CDS encoding MoaD/ThiS family protein — protein: MPITVRVPTLLQKFTQNQAEVKAKAANINTLIDDLEKNFPGIKERICDETGKVRRFINIYVNGEDVRFLQQDETLLKEGDEVSIVPAIAGGQRTTENHR
- the moeB gene encoding molybdopterin-synthase adenylyltransferase MoeB; this encodes MSSLREDQIERYSRQILLPHVGGKGQEKLLNGKVLIIGAGGLGSPCALYLASAGVGRIGIVDSDKVDLSNLQRQILHSTKDIGRAKVESAKDKLNGINQDVEVTPYNIRLTSENILDIIRDYDIIVDGSDNFPTRYLVNDACVLSKKPLSHGGIFKFDGQAMTILPGNNACYRCLFPEPPPPGLVPSCQEAGILGAVAGIIGVVQANEVLKYILDIGNLLTGKLLVFNALDSSFRHVKVPKDPKCPICGESPTITKLIDYEEFCSLRRKEVN
- a CDS encoding NIL domain-containing protein; translated protein: MTKKMMHLVFPQKLIKKPVIFTMAKKYNVVPNIRRARVTETVGEVTLELSGTKNDLEKAIKYLEKSSVKVEPIVGDIVE
- a CDS encoding sulfide-dependent adenosine diphosphate thiazole synthase produces the protein MPKKIFSQVGEKEVTRAIVQEFSKQFLEYVESDCIIIGGGPSGLMAGKELAKEGHKVLIVERNNYLGGGFWIGGYLMNKITVREPAQEVLIELGVPFVKAVDGLYVADGPHACSKLIAAACDAGVKFANMSIFDDVVLREENRVAGAVINWTPIKALPREITCVDPVALEAKLLIDATGHDACVVKVLEERGLIKTKGFGAMWVERSEDLLVEHTGVAHPGLIVIGMAVSTTYGLPRMGPTFGGMLLSGIRGAEVAKKLLASD
- a CDS encoding homocysteine biosynthesis protein; translated protein: MAKTIKEINEKIKKGEAVVVTAGEIIDIVEKKGVAEATKEVDVVTTATFGPMCSSGAYFNIGHTKPKMKLGGGRTYLNDVPAYAGFAAVDVYVGATAIPDDDPRNKVFPGEFKYGGGHVIEDLVAGKDLKLVATAYGTDCYPRKKLETWINIKDMNEAVLFNPRNVYQNYNVAVNPSDKIIYTYMGTLKTKLGNANYCSAGQLSPLLNDPYYKTIGIGTKIFLGGGTGFVVWQGTQHNPAVKRKDNGVPQAPAGTLAVLGDLKQMSSEWLRGTTMQGYGVTLTVGIGIPIPILNEEICRYTAVKDEEIWAQVIDYSEAYPQGKKDSLGEVNYAQLNSGEITVEGKKVPTGNLSSYSKAVEIANILKEWIEKGDFLLSEPVAYLPGPETGYTFKPLNERPIE
- a CDS encoding 4Fe-4S binding protein, which encodes MISKRMVLHFPHKLVDQPIVCKLVRDYNLEFNILKAYVTPREEGLLVLELSGEGEDYKQGIQYLTEVGVKVQPLSQDIIRNERRCTDCGVCVPICPTGALVVESLTRKVHFYDNKCIACGFCVKACPVRAMEVHF
- a CDS encoding TolC family protein, which produces MFWKKNVPLIILIFYSLFSLLFAESILKEKTIVLQDLVNEAIGNNPEIQAAYYNWQAAMEKIKQVSSLPDPKAKYTYFGEKVETKVGPQEAKYGLSQKIPFPGKLSLKAKVQSKHVDMFREKYEATKREVIKNIKLVYYDIFWVDKAIQITEEEKTILESLERVAQRKYESDIVPQQDVIKAQVELSKLINKLFLLKQNRKSLEAKMNSILNRPKGTELRRIDTVKPIEFKYKLDELHQIAKSSKQELLIANLDVERAEHEKSLVRLDRFPDFTFGFDYIQVGNGHTSVSNDGQDAWMGTVSVNIPIWFGKLRYQLKEKEVKLAASKKNYQNIENSVTYEIEDVYFKITTYKDIILLYKTALMPQTEQSFEAARTGYETGRVDFLNWLDAERALLQTRLAYYKVIVDYQKSIAFLERVVGKNL
- a CDS encoding efflux RND transporter periplasmic adaptor subunit, with the translated sequence MNCCGRSKFVKYIWLLIGLIILAVVISSLTSCSKKESAVSSQVSKESIEKEIVHYTCGMHPSVKVSPKEYNRGNVNCPICNMKLIPVYRKDAKDEEEIDKSKDVVSRVKIKGDEIRLAGVKTEPARKLHLYKEIRTVGRVAYDPKLAIAEEEFISSLKALDKIQEGAISEIKERTGNLVESSKRKLKLLGLSQEQINELEKKREVQTSLILPEKKMWIYGDVYEYELSWIKAGQKVEVTTSSFPGKEFDGVISSVNPVLDSKTRSVRFRTQVDNPDLKLKPEMYVDMVIISMYMSPDGEHMVLAIPKDAVLDTGTRKIVWIDKRNGEYEGRIVEIGPEATSKIDGRVTKFYPVLRGLKENELVVTKANFLIDSQSQISGVVAAAYGGAMGMEEKKAPPVHQH